The sequence tttttttttcttccagtgGCAGCCGCTCTGAACATGTGCAAAGCACCGGACTCGTACGACACCTACACGTTTAGTCTTCCGGACAAATACAAGCTGGTAGCACAAGACGAGCTACGCGAAGAGGATGACATCCGGGAGAATGCTTTGAAACAGTTCCGCGAGTGGATCGCCAAACATCCGCTGATCAAAAAATGTCGCACCGACGCTCCGTTCCTGCTACGGTTCCTCCGAACAAAGAAATTTTCCATCCCggctgccaccgaaatgttagaAAAGTATCTCTCCATCCGTCAAATTTATCCCAACTGGTTCCATAACCTGGATATCAACGATGCGGAACTGGAAGCGATCATAGACACCGGTTATCTGTTCGCTCTACCGGAGCGCGATGAGCTAGGTCGCAAGATTGTATTCTCGAGTGCGGGTAAATTCGACACGAATCGTTTCACCGCTGCTCAACTGATCCGTATCCATTCACTCGTGGTTGAATCACTGCTCGACGAAGAAgaatcccaaattgcgggctaTGTCCACGTTATCGATGATTCAGACCTTTCGATGGGATTCCTCGGAATTTGGTCCTTCGCCGATATTAAAAATTTGGCCCATTGCGTTCAAAATTCACTGCCGATGCGTCAAAAGGAGAACCACTTCGTTAACCTGCCATCGTTCGCCAACAAACTTTCTGAATTTATCCTCTCGGTGCTGAGCGATAAGCTAAAAAATCGTGTATTTGTACACAAAAGTATGGAGGAGCTGAAAACAAAAGTCAATCCGAAGCTACTACCCAAAGAGTATGGCGGCACCACCCCCATGGCTGACTGTATCGCCCAATTCAAGACCTTTCTCAAGTCCAAGCGTGAGCAGCTGGTCGCCCTCGATGAAATGCAGATAGAAATCAATAAGAACTCTCCGTATTGGGCTGATAGTACCGATGCGGACATTGCTGCCGGGGTGATCGGTAGCTTCCGAAAGTTGGAAGTTGATTAGGTCTAAGTTGACTTCAGAGAGCTGTAAAGTTCAACATCCGATCCCATTCTCCTAatcctattttttttaatataacgTAATTTATCGAGTTAACTGGAAGTATATCGGTAACTTTAACTTTTTATTCTAGTAGAACAATGTTAAATGCGAAAGAAAAGGATGATTTCATCTATAGGCACTTCTCTTTCCCCAAACAGGTGGAACAAAGTTACCAAAATCTAATGTCAAGAAACGTGCAAAATGTTCAGATTATTGGAAATGGCGCTAGACCAGCTATCAGATAGCAAATATGCGTAGCCCTTTTATTTCAGTTTGTGCGAAAGTTATTTCTGTGATGATGGTGTGGATACTAGCgcaaatagataaaaaaaaacaagggtCCTAATCCTTAAATTATTTCCCCAGATCTATATTACTTTAACTAATTAGCTCTTATTTGAGAAtttaaaaagatattttatgTATGTCCGAATATATTCCCgatattatttgaaaataaagtttttggtatgcaatttttttatttttctttaacaTTGCTTGTTTACTAATACGGTTGAAATGGTTCCAATATTCAATGTTAAGACATTACTGTCCCTGAAGCTTGGTAATGTTGTGGTTCGAACTTACTATGGCTGGTCAATTAGACAAGTTCCTTACTTCTTGAAATAGCGATCCAGCACGTATACACAATAAGAAAACCATGTAAAAAGTTTGAACGATTCTGCTATTAGTTGCATTAAAATTTGCATTTTCTATTTTGAAATAGTGCTTACCTTTTACAACCATGCATTCAAAACTATATGTGCGTATTTGAACAATCACATATCACATATCGAAAAGTAACCAGCAACATGTAATTGTTATTAGTAGTTAaactaatacactacaattttttttcatgtatctatgataatattctaaaccagtacactgaatcaaacaacttcaaatatataaaatatttctcCATATGCACGATAAATGCTGTGAATACCACTCAAAATACAATCCTCTACTAATTCGAGAGGAATCCGTTGTTATATCAAAATTCTTtcttgaaataagtttatttgaaaattattttcaacctATGTAAAACTCTAAATGTAAACGCAGAGCGAAATGAATTCATCTTACTGCTAATTCTACGATTTCGCTAACATTTCCGAATTAAGTATTAAAACTTCTTGATTTTACAAATCAATCCACTTGTATTCATCATAATGATGATTTTCGATTCCAGTGGTGTAAATACACAACATCTGGTCGTTTTAATTTCAGCTAAATTCAACATAAGTTAAATTCTAATTCTACCCAGAATTTTGAACGGTTTGTTATTTTGATTGTCGTATTATTTATAGGCATTATTTCAGTTCATCAGGAAAAACAACacctaaaatataaaaaatctcCCACCTCTAAGTAAACATGCTCAACTAGTTTTGACATTTCAGATTCTGCTGCATGATAAACTCAAACTATTGAACAATATTGAATTTCCACTGTGAAGAGTTACCGATAATAAGGATCCCAATCACTTCACTTCGTTTTCGCCGTTTAGTGAtagcggtaataagggcctataTTCGTGCCTATTGATTGGGTTTAAAGTCGTTGCTCCTGGGATTTTCCGGCAAATTTTGAACGTGGATTTTTTGTGATTTAACTTTTTAACCAAAGTCCGTGTTGATGCTTGATGTACGACTTTACTTTGTTGTCTAATTTTGGTATATTCTACCTAAAGCTTTAGACAAATAAAATTGAATGATCATAACGTTACGTTTAAGTATATTATCAGCTCATCATTTATTTAATAGTGATAATGCTTCCACATCCTACAAACAGCTGTACATAACTTAGGTACCTGTAACCTTCGCAAATTTGTGATCCGAATGACATCGACTAAAGCCAAAACTAATGCTGAGACATGTGCTGATCTAAGGTCTAAGCCAGCTATTCCCAACCTGTGGTCTGCGGACCCTTGGAAGTCCGCGAAGTGGTTATCTGGGGATCGCGAATCATTTTTatgaacaacttttttttctgtcagTAATTGTATTTAGTAGCACGTGTTCTTGTGTTGCCTCAAATTCAATATAATAATGGTTTAAAGTCATTATAATGATCATGTTGTTGTTTTCTAAAACTTATGTGTCACTTTCAGTTGATactattcagttttagaaatagAGTGTATAAATATTTGCAGCCCACAAAATTAATTGTTGACACGGAGGTCCGCACAAAACTATTATGGTTCCAAAGGATtacgcgatataaaaaggttgggaACCACTGGTCTAAACAATCGAAACGGTTCCGATGAAACGTTTTTCCACCATTACATGTCATTTTCACCATGTCATTCCATTGCGCCTTTGAATATGCTACCGTAGCAACACCAATCATTTACATGAACATTCACCACACCTACCCTTACCCTGCAAGAAAAACACGTCAAGCCGATATCCTCCGTTAGCTCAATACGTTGGCTCGTTAATCCGATAAATCGTCCAACGGGAGGCCGATTCGGTACTCTCGTTTGCCGATTTAGAAACAGACCATTGACCCACATGCCATTAATTTCGTTCAACGAACTCGGCAGGCACATGTCAATTGTTGAGCAATGTTCAATTTAAAGAGTTGGAGCACCGTTGCACtaattttactggagaattttgaGAGTTACTCCCTTTTTTCCTCCGGAGCTCCGGAGACCCCTAAtattaccattcgactcagttctacGAGATCGGGTAATGTCCGTATGTGTATATGTACGCtcctttcaaaaaaaattctccgcgtaattttctcggagatggctgaaccgatttttacaatcttagaCTCTTTGGAGGCTAATCCTGGGATgtaaatcaagttcgaagataaaccgtacaaaacgaattttttctctgtgtacaattttctcggaaatggcataACCATAACCGTAgggtcatttgaaagctaccatTGGATCAATTATCGAGTTCAAAGACTAAACGACTGGTACTTCCGGTTACTTTTATACTCAATTATACGAATTTGAACTGAATTGAACATGTACAAAAAACCACAGCTAGCTGTTAAACTACTAACGTAGTTAGTATCTTATTTTGTGAGGTAATATAATATTTGTGTAAAATCTGATAGATCAGAAAATCCTGTAAACTTGCTCTATTGAAAGAATACAGAAATACTAGAAAGTTGACTTTTGATCGGAGTTCTGGAGACCTCTCGTATTATACATCATTTTTAAAGTCGTGTCGCTATAATGCACACGGATATATTTGTACACGAAATAAAAATGTATAGGAACTGCAGCCAAGTTTGTTGGAGATTCAATCGTAACCTAAATTTTATAGAATTGCATATATTCAACTGCTCACGGACTATGGTGGATCACGAAACATCTGAAAAAAGCTGCGAGACAAGCAGCAACATTATTCCTGAGTTGATGTTTAATTATGAATTGTATTCTTTAATTTAAACCTTTTTCAGTTAAAAATCTCCACATCAGCTGATGCCCAGAAATTACTCCAATGCATtaacactagagatggtcgagtaagctttttttcaaacccgaacccgactcgTACCCGATCGAAGATAAAAAACTTTTACCCGTGCCCGACccgaaataaatttttcttccaaacccgacCCAAACCCAAAAACAATTCCGAAACAAGAAAATAATCCGGAACCCGACCAAACTTTTGAACCCGTACACAATCCGACCCGAACAAACAAATCTTTTGTTTTTACCCGAGCCCGACCAGGTTTGGGTTCGGATCGGATTTCGGGTACAAATACCTgtaacccgaccatctctaattcaTAGTTGTATTAGACCATTAGACTCAGCTTAGTGAGATCAAAAAAGGTCTATGCGTGTAACTACagctttcgaaaaaatttcgcACACACCATCAGCCATCATATCGTTGTTCGGTACTATTGTTTTTAGACATTTTTCGCTAAACTTCAGTTATTACCGATTTTTTATAATCGTTatatatttcacaaaaaatatgtGATCTTACTCGGCGATGAGTTGCTAAAaagctttttatttatttatttatttatttatttatttatttatttatttatttatttatttatttattaatttatttatttatttatttatttatttatttatttatttatttgggagcaggaaaaagcccgctggagcagTAATTTACAATCGCTCTCTCCAGCagacataaaacctcctcatctttttatatcaacagattacaaagatCCAACAGATAACCTGCTTAATACTAAGGGCTTAAAGTAAAATTACTCCCGGCGAGGGTCAAGAGTGACTGGACGGTGACGTTGAAGGCCGCATCCTgctgtccgtgagggtccgtgagggtccgcgggaaaacccccaagtcacaaacactcggcgggtgtccggcatgctggacatcaaagagagttgccCTCGGAGAGCGGTGAATAATAGCAATGCAGGAAAAAAGGAGAGAAAAAGAGTGAAGTTAATATTGTAGTAAATGGAATTACGAAGGGGTTCGAAAGGGTGGAAAGGGGGAGGGGGCGCGTTTCGAAAGAAGTTGAAAGCGGCAAAAGATCAAGTTAACTGTCTCAAAAGATGGTGAAAAGATGAAGAAGGGGGGATGTAAAAAGTATTAGTAACATcataaagatctagttagttccgaagaagatggtggacagccgGGGGATCGAGagagtcgagcggatgttaAAAACAAACCTAATGGTGAATATTATTCATGGATGCATAATCGATAGAAGAATGGAAGCTGACTTACTAAGGGAGCACTAAACTAAACTTGTGGATTAGATACTAAATCACCCTAAagctaaatctagaatttaggtattggagttggaaggactgtttgagactgtgtttaaaaaaaattgttttatggtaTTGCGAGACAGGGTAAAATCAAATACATGAGAACATCGATTGAATAGACGACACATACTAGAGAAAGGTTCATTATAGCCATAATTAGTTCGAGCGATTTGAATTCTCAGGAATTGATGAGATCGAAGATTTCGAgaatgaatatttaaatttagtttgccTAACAATTCGGGGCAATCAATTTGAGATTGCAACAGATCTGCCACGAAcattgccctggagagatctcgGCGAACAGATAGCAGGTGTAGATCGATCAGTTTACAGCGTTCCTGATAGCTTGGGAGGTTGTTGGGATCTCTCCAAGGAAGACTACGAAGAGCAAAGCGAAGAAATTTACGCTGAATAGCTTCGATGCGATTGATGTCCAGTTGATAATAGGGGGCCCAGACGACAGAAGCGTATTCTAGGATAGAACGAACCAGTGCGTAATATAGTGCTTTTAAGCAATATATGCTTTTAAAGTTCTTTGTgactcgaaaaataaaaccaagtgtCTTGGAAGACTTAGAGATAATATAACTACTCGACGATAAGATGGAATaatttaaaatcgtcggcgaaagataatttcaagcattgcatcgaatggttcaaatcgttcagataaagtaagaataaaaagggtccaagatgactgccttgaggtacacccgAGTTAGTTCGAAAAGGTTCAGGTGTACAGTCTCCGATTTTAGTTATCATACTACGATCAATCAGGTACGAGTGCAaccaattcaaaaatgatccATTGAATCCAAGTCAGTCAAGTTTAGCAATAGCTATTTGGTGATCAAAAGTAGCGGAAAAGTCTGAATATATGGCGTCAACCTGCTGTCGCGCCTGTAGCGACTGAATTACGTAGTATGTAGAACATACCAGGTTTGTAGATGTGaatcgttttggcataaaaccgtgttgagttgaagatatgtagCTAGAGCAGTTGTGGGTAATGAAGTCCAAAACgattatttcaaaaagcttagATACAGCACATAATGCAGCAATTCCGCGGTAATTTGATATATTGATTTTATCACCTTTTTTAAATACAGGAAAGATGAACGATTCCTTCCATGAATTaggaataatataatatatgtgATAGATCTTAATAGACGCGAGTACGATAAAATATGCCAAATGAAAAGTAAAACTTACTCTGAATTACCAAACCACGgtaaacttgacaattcatgaaaataaactCTCACAATTCGTCAATTTTGTATACTTTTACAAATGCTCACATAAAATGAgtaatataaatataataaatgctataagaaaattttattctttcaaaatGGTTAATGGAATAAATGAATTTCTCGATTCGCTAATCCGTAATGTCACAAGATAATAACAGACAGAAATACTAGTATTTCGATCTGTTTTTCACCGCCTTAATAAAATGCGCTATTTCATTAATACTTTTTCcaaaaactttaaacttttccacacaagtttctaaaaaattcattttacaaAAACAAGGAAAAAATGATTGTTTAACCACCCTAAGATGGAAATTGCCACCCCAatgacaaaatttaaaaaaaaacatcgatggAGAACGACACTTCCAAACATCCCGAAATTCTGAGAACCTATTTCCTAgcgtatatttttttctgatgaaatcgCTGCaaaatgattcagaaagaatgaGAAATCAGTACTAATTGGTTCAAGTGGCACGTTTCCCTAGTTATTTAGAGATTTGTTTCATTGCCGTTCCACGCCTGATGGAGTGTgccaatgttcaaaacgacgaatgtaacaatgagagattctctttgtttactttctctttcgattattgaggaatattcctgcttttttcggtaatttctgcagtgcagattaaaagatgataactTTAGATaatgctttagttattattgtcggtaaataattggagagaagtaTTGCTaggagtaccgtaataatcgaaagagaaagtacacAAAGAAAATCTCTCATtgatacattcgtcgttttgaacattttatacagaattatcgcatgttataaggggagaagcttttcagaatgaataattatatcTACTGGCAACATTGATCGCGAGGAATGTATTATTTTtaacagggagcaaccggaataagaaaagtaatatttttctggaaaagccAATTGTCTGGTCCTGCCCTTTTAATGAGTTAAAACTGGGTACAGATAGCTCCATTGATCGGCGAGCAATTTTTGACAACTTGATCCCTTCAATTAattcggcagacagaggtccattattGAACCATTTTTGATGTGAAGCCTCGTACAACTTTGCCGGGAGAATTTCGGCAGTCTTTATGACCACGGGGCCTGGACTATGCTCGTGGAGGACAAACGtgttttttgaacggaaggtgttccGCACCGTCAACGGTCGAGTGCAGATGGAAAACGAAACGGGGCCCTTGTAAATAAACCACGTGTTGCATCGGCTGCTGGAAGAATCAAACATCGTGCATACCGCAAAAATCGGACGTTTGCGGTGGATGAGACTCGTTGTAAGGATGTTATAAAACAGACGGGTGTAGACAGTTCTTAAGGACGACTCTACAGGAACAAGAAGACACAGAACAGCACAGCGAACACGATGAATCGACCAGCTACATGGTAACGTGCGGACCTTCCATACACTGTGAGGCTGACGACAAGTCTAAATGGACTAAATAGAGTGGGCTTATAACTTGTcaaatataaataaatgaaagcCGTCTTCAAGAAAATTTACATTAGAAATTCATCAAGCTCGCCCTACAATACATAATTGTTTGCTAGGAATAACCAGCTCtcattgaaataaatgaaataatgaaaaaaaatatttcaatctcaGTCACCTATATATCCCGTTATAAATATTCTGTTCGTGTTACACAATCTCTGCATTATCAATATGGAACGGCAAGAGATTCAGTTTTGACACCAAATCACGCATAGCCATGAAATATGCACTAGCATTTTACCGACTGAAAATCATCCGAAATATCATCTATTCCAATAGCTTCACAGCTTAACTTCAAAAATTCACAGTTGACCGGGTTTAACTTTCAGTCGAAATTTGTAATCACATTTGCTAAACTACCACTTGAccaataaattcgattgtataatATATAAACTAATTATCGCATTATCTACAACATGTAATCCATTCGACGAACAAAGCGTAATGAACGTAGCATTCTTACCTCTCTTACTTTGCATAATACTTActttcaacgtttttttttaaacctacACCTATACGATCaaccatcaccatcatcgctttCAAATGTGTCAACTTCACTCGAACCGCCAGACACTCGGTCTGACAGAGCCGGCACGCATTTTCACCATACTCCAGGCGGATAGGTCAGCTTGTCCAACCTTTCCACCACGATTGGCAGCGAGGAACTCGACTACATTCGCTGATAAAAATCATAACTTAATTTGTTATATATTCACTTACACGATGATATGCGATGTTGAGTCGATCGTTATATAACCACCGCAACGTGATTCCGATTGATCAACACGAAACTTCACTGGCGAACCGATAAGAAGTTTCTGCATTCATAAGTGAGCAAATGTCAGATCAAACGTGCTCATTCAGTCGCCTTTTGTTTTATGGCTGACTCACGGTGCTCGTAGTTAGGTGCAGAAAAAAACGTCTCACTTAGAAGATCACGATTAATCACATCTTTCAGCACCACACCTCACTGACCTTACGTTACTTGGTCGAATCATCGGTGGGATCATCCTGCCGAAACTTTGACCCTCAACCGAAGCTCTACGATCATACCCGCCAAGAGCCAATTAAGATTTTATGTTGCGTGaagtactgttttttttcttttcttcttaCTAACTATTACTCACTAAGAGGACGTACACAAATGGCATAATATTGATTGAAGAAGGAAGGTTTCAGTAAACTTTGTCGAAGTGTGGTGTTTCTGTGTTTCTGTGTTTATGCGTGGAATGAATTTCAgactttttgaatatattttgaACAGTCTATTACAATTCACTGTTGATAGCTATATGCATATTCTACATCCGGAAATTGCACAATTGATCCAGAATAATCATTCTAAGTTAAAATATTATGGTCACGGTGTTTTTGATAgactgtttcaaaattgtgattAAATTCTTCTATGGAAAGGGGGAAACATATAACATAGTCCCTTTCCTGTGAACCGTCATTAAATCGAATTAATTAGGTTTTAAGCCACAGACAACCGACGTATGaacgtaaaataaaataatgtaccTACACAGTCTATTTAAATGTTCATGTATGTTacttttgattcaaaattctaGAACTGTGGTTTgggcacttcatatattttggcccacctaaaaaactttatggatttaaccgatgttaagtaacccatgttgcatcattttgaagctaatcacaataAACTACCTCTCGCAGAAGAGTttctcaaagatattacaacatttgggggatattttttcaaagtgggttaaaaataaaataaatcctaaagtgggcctaAATTAcccctctgttaccctaattcACGAATCATTCGGAGGGTTTCAGAAGGCAAAACACAAATTCTAAAATCAAAAGCATTTCAACTTTGAAGGTTATTGAATATAGATTAAGGCAGCTACGTTGCTTACAAGTTAAAATTAAAGTTAAAGCTTCAAGGGCTTTCTTATTATTCTATTTCTTTGCTTAGTTGTTTCATCTGACAAGCataatttgaaatgtttttcaaataatttaaaaccCCTACAAAATGTTACTAACTTTCttggattttcaaaataaaatcgaaCATGAGCAAGGAATTTGATTTAATCGTCCCGAGACAAACAAAATTAACTTAAGGCATATTTTTCACTTCTGaagattctgaaaatttcattattaaGAGTACAAGAATTCAAAACCTGTAAATAGTCTTTGGTTGAACGTCTTAAAGTATGCGCACAGCTTTATCTAGCCATGATTTATTAGCCACATCCCATTTTAAAGTACTAAAGCACTGTTTTTACATACGATTTGCTGACACTACAGTAGTTTGTTGAAAACATAATTGAAAAAAGAAGAATGTGGAAATGCCATAAATGTCACATCATGACATAGTAAAATCATCTGAACTCCCTCTTTCGACGGTAAACAATAGATTAAAACACTTTCGGGACCGGTTGACTTCCAATCGAAAAGCAGAATTTGGCACCAAGCAGAATGACAACTTCAAATCCCAAAACGTCGTATTCTTTTGTTTCTAAAAGCGAACAAAGCGGTAGGATATAGATCGTTTTTGGTAATAAAAATCTTAAATAAGAACGAGTAAGTCAGCTCGAAACCAATAGCGTACAGGCCGTACGATAAATTGTTGATGAAATTTGACTGTGTGGTTATGGATGACAAAACAAATGTCAAAGCAGGCTTGAATCTAAGTCGACTAAATCGATCGTTCTCAACCGTGAGCGGAAATCTATTGTTCGGAAGCATCACAATAAACATCACAGAATTATTGAAACTTAAAAAGAATGATCAAAACACGAACTCGTATGTTCTACAGAAAGTTTCTCACGGGATGCTTAGCATGAAAATTATTTGACGATGAATCATATTTGAAGATTATGGTAGCTTCCCGAACCAAACAATAGATGAGCCACGACTAGAAAAAATATGgataaaattttctgatttggcaagcgatttgaggCTGCAgacaataaatccaatttttcgTTTCAAATCAGTCTATAAACTTAACGCTTCACAACAAAAACTACCTAGTAAGCCCATGTAGCATCTGTAACTTATTCATAGAAAAAaacgagcaattccaggaatgagtagaaaaaaagtgacaaaatcagaatcgatccTCTcccatttggatgaaactttgcacatggcttcagtatggcaaaccgatggagaggtcaatccgactcacgactggtttttaaaaaagggcgtatgtaattttgcatttcaccaaaattgcctttttcaaatcgttgtaactcggaaaccgttaattgtgcaaaaatggcgttcaggaagacgttgcagggaatcgattgggcactctaataaaaatatacactgaaaagaatttttgatttttttctcaataattacaaaataatccgaaaaagttaaataaaaaaagaatggtttttattttatttgttttgataatttatattttatagCTGTTatcaaaacctacagattgatggctatcccttccgtgccttttgaaaaatgaagaaagtAGCTATTCTTGAGATacatcaatgttatacattgtttgaaatttacagagacttgcaaatttttttctgtttttgtactgcgaggcagctccgtcagacataaataaaacctaaaatataattaagaattattcatgtacatataataattgtagatatagcaagcaaataaacaattgatggaaatataaaaaatggtgttatccaagtatctcaagaacagctacttttagaagaaaggatatcattttTGTTGacaaaagaagccttaggggtttaacttaatcttggcaaagtttcagagtggaaaaatCAATACTTtcagagcagtgaatttttcagagCTCTCAAATTCTCTGAGGGTTCGCAGATATTTTCATCGAAGTGTACATGTCGGTAagcactctggtgtacggtTCGCATAATAGAAGCGTGGGTTACGCATATTcagcaatttatcgttaaaatttCGCGTTTCCGTGCTGCGAACAGAAGTGAGAGTCAtttaatctttgaacttgatcaatgatttaatagtaactttcaaacgagttctatcatattgaaatcggtttagtcagcTCGAAGAATATCGTACGAAGAGAATAAAAATGCGTTTCAttggttacatcacttataccattatatctccagaaccagaagtgattggcacattgccgTGAAACTGAATTATCGATAGCGACACCTGTCAATGATAAATGGAACAaagaaaaggagggttctttCGAGAATTTTAaaccggcagtagtgatttgcaatgaatttttggtttattcaatagtaaaaaTATATATCAGCAATATTTCATCTCAATTGTAGAGAGGTTACTCAAAGAccagatttagccactaaaatcactacaattatttcatatttctgcctTATTCGCCTTGCTTCacattgaaaattgattcacattttatgGAAATCAAACAAAATCAATTCACAAACCCCCTAAatgcacttctgatatgttcactaatcTGCtcttaatttcatctcaatggatttttattcatcctatcgtagGTCCTTTATTCGTTCTATAAATTAGccaatcagcccttctaaaattcatagccagagatgccatttatacagagtTATCGGTATTGTATAGATgcttgcgttcgcatactggtttaaatcaGCCGGAGACGAAAGGTctctattttctatgaaaatatctggcatctctgtacatagccgatgaaacacacacacttaacagcgttatgttgacatatagcggaatgaaaccagtgctactagatttgccacaatggtaattttattagtatttaacacgctcttcctggtgatattcgaagccgagttttatttagttttattgaaatataaatatcaataatataattaaaataatgtcacggatactagaaaaatacttgttgatgataattggaaaaggaaaaaaatatttttttgtaacattatgagaaaacttgccaAATTTG comes from Malaya genurostris strain Urasoe2022 chromosome 3, Malgen_1.1, whole genome shotgun sequence and encodes:
- the LOC131437345 gene encoding clavesin-1-like, whose protein sequence is MAAALNMCKAPDSYDTYTFSLPDKYKLVAQDELREEDDIRENALKQFREWIAKHPLIKKCRTDAPFLLRFLRTKKFSIPAATEMLEKYLSIRQIYPNWFHNLDINDAELEAIIDTGYLFALPERDELGRKIVFSSAGKFDTNRFTAAQLIRIHSLVVESLLDEEESQIAGYVHVIDDSDLSMGFLGIWSFADIKNLAHCVQNSLPMRQKENHFVNLPSFANKLSEFILSVLSDKLKNRVFVHKSMEELKTKVNPKLLPKEYGGTTPMADCIAQFKTFLKSKREQLVALDEMQIEINKNSPYWADSTDADIAAGVIGSFRKLEVD